One window of Methanobrevibacter sp. genomic DNA carries:
- a CDS encoding Cdc6/Cdc18 family protein — MSNVFEDLEKDIGNSMSSRIFKDKMPLDHRFLPDKLVHREEQIRQIAKYWVDVLNNVTPSNVTLYGKTGTGKTAASKFAREQLLEIANKKNVFVRVEYIRCTDYTTEYQVLAQLCNKLGRDVPNRGWTKGEVVNTFRDIFKTNAFGRKLHLIVILDEIDILLDKDGDGILYTLTRTDNVSVLSISNFLDFKNLIKSRVNSSLNDKEIVFPPYGADQLSDILSERAELSFVEGVLDDDVIPLCSAMAAKEEGDARYALDLLKNAGELAFDEDAEKVTGEHVRKAKDTIEHNKVIEIISTLPLQQQRVLEAILILTKQNEEISSGKLYEQYKEISKKDAVTYRRIFDFINELELLGIISTNTISRGRGKGRTNIIKLQCDETLLETTLYTI; from the coding sequence ATGTCAAATGTTTTTGAAGATTTAGAAAAAGATATTGGAAATTCAATGTCTTCACGTATATTTAAGGATAAGATGCCCTTGGATCACAGGTTTTTACCTGATAAGCTGGTTCACAGGGAAGAACAAATCAGGCAAATTGCAAAATATTGGGTTGATGTTTTAAACAATGTCACACCTTCAAATGTGACACTTTATGGAAAAACAGGTACAGGAAAAACTGCAGCATCAAAATTTGCACGTGAACAGCTTCTTGAAATTGCAAACAAGAAAAATGTTTTCGTCAGAGTTGAATATATAAGATGCACAGATTATACTACAGAGTATCAGGTTTTAGCCCAATTATGTAATAAGCTAGGCCGTGATGTTCCTAACCGTGGCTGGACCAAAGGTGAAGTCGTAAACACTTTCAGAGATATTTTCAAAACCAATGCATTTGGCAGAAAACTGCATCTAATTGTTATTTTGGATGAAATCGATATCCTTCTTGACAAGGATGGAGACGGTATATTATACACATTAACAAGAACTGACAATGTATCAGTTTTATCAATCAGTAACTTTTTGGATTTCAAGAATTTAATCAAATCCAGAGTGAACAGTAGCTTAAATGATAAAGAAATAGTTTTCCCACCTTATGGTGCAGATCAGTTATCTGACATATTGTCTGAAAGGGCAGAACTGTCATTCGTTGAAGGTGTCTTGGATGATGATGTGATTCCTTTATGTTCAGCAATGGCAGCTAAAGAGGAAGGTGACGCAAGATATGCTCTTGATTTACTTAAAAATGCCGGTGAACTGGCTTTCGATGAGGATGCAGAAAAAGTAACAGGAGAACATGTCAGAAAAGCAAAGGATACTATTGAACATAATAAAGTTATTGAAATTATTTCCACATTACCATTACAGCAGCAAAGGGTTTTAGAAGCTATTTTAATTTTAACAAAACAGAATGAGGAAATATCTTCAGGTAAGCTATATGAGCAGTATAAAGAGATTTCCAAAAAGGATGCTGTTACCTACAGAAGAATATTTGACTTTATAAATGAACTTGAACTGTTAGGTATTATTTCAACAAACACCATTTCACGCGGTCGTGGAAAAGGTAGAACTAACATTATTAAATTGCAATGTGATGAAACATTACTTGAAACAACCCTTTACACTATTTAG